Genomic segment of Citrus sinensis cultivar Valencia sweet orange chromosome 7, DVS_A1.0, whole genome shotgun sequence:
GCTTGTTGGTAATATGGGCTCAGCCCAAATTATCAACTCTTGAGTTGGGCGGGCTTGAATGAAAATCTGATCAAGTCAATTACTGCCTGGGGTGACCCGATTCATTTGGCATGTTAGGATCAAAGTGGGGAATAATTTCTCAATATGACTAAATTGAAGCAAAATTCCCACACCACGTGTTCTGTTTCCTTTCCCTTAAACGAAGGCCGAACGTGAACGTCACTTATTCAATCATGTTACAACGTACGGCTGAGATTAACATCACACATCCACGCCTCCATCATCACTAATAATCTTCACCGGGCCCCGCAGAACAAGCCGTGATCGAAATTTCTATATATAGCACTCTTCTTCAAACCAACGTCGAGCAAACAACGATAACGAGAGGAAGGAATTAACATAGGaattaaacaaacaattgaATTTGCCGTGAGAATTTAGATTGTTGAAAATGTCGTGGCAAACGTACGTTGATGATCACCTGATGTGCGATATCGACGGCCATCATCTCACCTCAGCTGCGATCGTCGGTCACGACGGCAGCGTTTGGGCCCAGAGCTCCAATTTCCCTCAGGTTATACCAAATCTCTCTTGTTTATCTCTTCGATTTTATTTACCGATCTGctgttaatttattgttaCGTTCCATTTTCTAATTGCACGGATCTGAttgttccaatttttttttttggcttaattgataattattagCATTCAGATTAGTTTGTTGCCATGATTTGaatcaaaagtaaaaatgaaatgttaGATTTACGTTTTTAGattgtaaaaattaagaattttactGAAAACcagaataaattatgaaactgtaagtataaaaatcaaaacttgtATATGATGATATAGGTTGTATTTGCTTGTGGCTTTACAATGACCATTTCGTAATTCACTATTAATCTTGagaaaattatagaattttcaaataaaaaatagataaaaaaaaatgtgttgctAATGTTAAGACTGTCAAGGGCATGTTTGTTAATGTTGAGTTTCTGATTAATTTTGCAAACACAACAGCTAAAGTGTTTATGAGCACTCAGTCTCTAATGATTCCAATTCCACCACAGCTGTGGCTTAAAAGCCATATCTCCTCAATtccaaagataaaataaatgattttggagattttttatttttgtgttttctatatgcaattttattgtttttgttctcagaaaatttttgttggaaAAATGCTATCCAGGGAACTTTCTCAAATcatcaaaatacaaatttttaatttcttatttgcaTTTACGCAATGGATGTTTAAAAcagttttgaaaaatgatactGAATGGACCCTAATTTTCTTTGCTGGACTTCACCTTTGGTttaagatataatttttcattcctTTCTGTTGCTGTAGATTAGGTGGTGagattttgtgtttatttttaaatgtttgttatttgcttttaCTGCAGTTCAAGCCTGAAGAGATTGCTGCAatcatgaaagattttgaagaGCCCGGTTCTCTTGCCCCAACTGGTTTGCACCTTGGAGGCACCAAGTACATGGTAATCCAGGGTGAGCCTGGAGCTGTGATTCGTGGAAAAAAGGTGATTTATTTCTCTCATAATATTACTTTTTGCATTGATTCTATTACATTATGCGATAGCAGTTAAAATTTGCAAGTTCTTTTCATGCTTATGATAAGACTTTCCTAATGAGGTTTGGTGTGAGCATCATTATCATGATCAATGTCCCCCAAAGTTGTTTGAACTTTTGAATGTAAAGTTGTTATCCAAGGAATCTCTATCTTTCGTGCTGTCAAGGACTTCAACTGCTCATCTGTAAGACTGTATATTTATGGATACAGACTTTTGAATGAGGCATCTTCtcaaaagaagaataatacAGCTTCATGGGTCTGATTGATGGGTCCACCTCAAGGACTGCTTAATTGAGTTAGGTCTGATTTTGCACATTCTTTATTGGTGATAGTTACTTATCGCTGTGGAACACAAGCAAATGGATGCCAGATTGCTTCTCCTTTTAccttttataatcttttttgtaatatgaaaaatcatatctgTTGGTGGGTACACTTAGACACGGCACCTAATAGTGCTctaatttccttttcttttgccTTTGGATGATGAAATATGGACTCCCATTCTGTGTCGGTCAGCTGCTTTATGTGGTATGGCCCATCTGTTGGTGAAAATTGAATCCTAAGACTCATTCAAACTGGACTTCTCGTGAAGGAAGTTCTGTCAATCAATATGGAAAAAGTTGCAATGTTATCTTCTGGAAGCTCAATTATCAATTAGAATGCTCCTTGCAGTCGGGgttattcattttaaaaaataaaaataaagatgtgTGTCCATTGAGCtttagaaaaatgaagattgtattgattttattcatcAATAGTCTGTCATTTATTTTACAGGGTTCTGGTGGTGTCACCGTCAAGAAAACGGGCCAAGCCCTGATTTTTGGTATATACGATGAACCATTGACTCCAGGACAGTGCAACATGATCGTTGAGAGGTTGGGGGATTATCTCATTGATCAGGGCCTGTAGATTCCATGTCAACTTCAAATGGTTTCGATATATTGCTTTCTGGTTTTCGGGCTTTGCCTCTTCTTCCATATTTGGTCTTGAACTGGCAGTATAAATTTGTTTGCTGCAAAAATAACTGTGTGAGGACaagagtgattttttttttcccgccTCTTTTGGTTCTTTAGGGttccttttttatctttttttttcatcccCAATTCCTTCATGTTTCCTTAATTTATGTGTATTGCagttttgaagaatttgaatcTTTGGATACTGTTGATACTCTGATAATATGATATGgtgacaattattttttgagtgACTACGAGCAAGATTTCATctcttaattagttaattCATTCAAAAGGACAAATAAAATACGCAAAAGGCCTTTTAAGATTATGACCATTCTAACCACTTGGGCTTAGCCCAAGTGGCTAGAGCCACTCCCTCACAAATGTGAGGGAAGCAGTTCAAGTCTCTGTAGACGTATTGCAggggtttaatttaaattcctTTACTCAGAGCTTGagtgaaagtaatttttctcttatgaTGAAAGTTGACGTCctcaaatatttgagagggttaaaaatCTGAGCGGTgctatattaaaattattcgAGGTTAAAAATCTGAGCGGTGTTATATCAGAATTGATATAAACGGGTctcaatatttataaatatcatgaacaataattctcattaaaaaaaaaattattaccattcttagaaaatcattaataaaaagaaaaaagcaaacacAATAATTATTCGTACAGACAGCGCGTATGGGGAAGTTTATCACCGACTCAGAACGTAAAATTAAAGTCACCGAACGCAAACAAATGGTTTAGCCATTAAAAGGCCGGGTCAATCCATACCGGAGCCCAATTTTGTTAAGGGCGTTTACGTAATTttgggaaaaagaaaccctaaatCTTCCCCCATTctcctataaatagagaggtcTTGTACGTAAGTCAGCAGCCGTGAATTCTGTAGTTGTAGCCCTctctaatatataaatcacTTTCAGTGTCTGTAATTTCTGGGCATTATTTAGTTTAAAGGCAAAGCAGGGATTTGTGTGTATCGGCGTTGCGCGATAAATGCGCATTGGATCCGAAAGAGTTCCCTGCTATATCATATTTTGGGCGGATGGGCAGTTGTGCTTCAATCTCTACCGTTGATTTTCTCAACAATCATCCTCCCCACACCTCATTTTACGAAATctaattgttgattttttttttgacccATATCGGTCTGGAAATTGactgtattttttaatactagCATTCGTGTCCGTaatttttggcaaattcacataatttgtaaattactTTTACTCAGACCCTTGCGGGTATGGTTTGGCTGGTGTTCTTGAAATTAAGGGGTAAAATAGAAATTCTGTGCCTGGTGTGATGGACGAACAAACAAACACCTATTAGTAGAACAAAATGGCACGAactgtacttttttttttaatttttaacttgtgATTAGGTTAAGGCTAGTGCTATTTGAACccactaatttatttaataaatttatttttaaaaataattttttatcattaaaatattcttaaattaaattatagttatggacattataatataattttaaaaaaattaaatttttactctttaaattcatatttatattcaatgtAGTTTTATAGaactctaattaaatttttattaatctctaattaattaagaggtGTGATTCTTCtctcaaattatatattttgttaaataggCACATGTGATTTAATTTAGAGTAACAAAATTAGTTGTTATTGATTTAATGGATATTGATTTTACGaatgaacaaaataatattgacaATCATGAATatgtatgaattttttttttatatttgatttttgttttttcccctttttcatttgaaattgatAGACAATGTTGACAAATTTTTCGTTTGTTTGAATCATGAACAAAATTGGTTGTTCTTTGTCTTTTCATCTCattgcataaattttttttgtgcaCTTAAATGCTTGCATTTTAAGAGAGGGATTggctataatttttaaactaaataatttcATAGTATTTgttagaaatatatataatattcttCATATTATCTAGGCGGGTCACCATGTTATTTCATcatataagatttttctcaccaataaaatataattcaaaaaaataatctcaTGATGACAACtattttctccatttaaaatgttttgattCATTTGTCCTTGAACGAGGGTCATTCActcaaaattgattattaaatttctaattaatattcaatttcCTATCTAATGGgtttataaatgaatattatgGGTTTAAtgagtaaatcactattattataaaaactgtGTTTAGAAAGGATATATTAGGTATTTTGGTGGGTTTActgagtaaaatttaaaatttaaaaatttaaaaataaatttatttagtaaataagTTTATTAAGTAAATTGGTGGGTTTAAATAGCCCTACCCTTCGACTGATAACataaatgctttaattatCCATTTTGGGCTAAGTTGGGTTTGGTCTTGGGCTCTTGGGCCTGTAACCATGCCGATAATTGGCCCAGTTTGGGCTAGCCTAAAACTGAGATCATTAGATGACTGAGGGGCCCATCAATCAGAGATGGGGATTCTATTTCTCAGACACTTGATGAACTATTGGACTATTTATAACTTCTTTATTTAACTACCAGTTCacataaaacaattttatttggtaaacCTTTTGAAAGTCTGTTCATGAAAAATCGaccttaaaataataatattctctTGAGTTATCTTAGACCCTGCTCTTTTAAAGCGacccagaaaaaaaaaattttttcttttccttaaattttttaatgctgTTACATAATACCTTGGCTATCATCAATATACCCCATTTACATGTTGTGGCAAACCGTGACACATTCCATGAGACATACAATTGACCTGACCTAATCTTACATTCAACATTGTACcaagtcttttatttttcattgaatattataattatatattgcaTTTATGATTGTTGGAATTAAAAGGTTTTAATATGTGGGTATGGATAAGAAGAGTAGATGGGTGAGTAagctctatcttaacttgtGTGGTGGAGGACATTGTGTCAATCAAATTCCATATTTTCTTGGCTTGTaccaaaccatttttttttttttttgtttttgttttttgggcATAGGTTATCTGAATCCAAGTCAACTTCTTCTCTCTTATCCTTCTGTTCTGTGTACAATAATGAAACATTGgattcaatttctttcatatttataaagaaagaTAGGGATTTAGTTGGTGTTTAGGTGGATGGTTGGTTTTAGGCCTGATGAAGGGGTCTTGACCATTGTGTTCCCTAACAGGAAACTTGataatggagaaaaaaattcactgAGTTTGACGtgtattgattttgtttttttttttttttctttaaaattttcttcatcgcaatgttgattttatttcacacaCAACCAAACCTTTCCCTACTTTTTCTGACATAGATAATTTGAGATCTTCTAGtcctttcaattttatctcaaCAATTCATGATTGATGTTAAATAATTGGAGAGATATACGacgttaataataataataataaacaagagtaattatattttgaaattttgcatGTAATCCAAAGATtgatagaaaatttaaatttatcactcgaattaagaatgattaagaTTAGGGTGATGTTATTTTCACTCTAAAGAACACTTTTTTCCTCTACTCATTcgttcaataatttaaaaaaataatttttatgttgttaGCTCATCTCAGAATAATCCTTTATTGTAACTattccattaaatttatattttctttatacacccataaaaatattcatcatCCTCGAATTAAAAAACCTTCGATTGATATGCTCCATAGTTTCTCGATAATTATAgtaatagtattaataatagtTTGATTGTTCTAAGTCGGTGGCGAATGATAAATatgttttggaattttaagCATAATTAGAAGGAAAATAATGAATCCGAATATACCCTAAATTGTGCTAAATCTAGAATAACTCATTTGACAAAAGGAACCTTGAGAACTTGGCGTTGGTAATAATAGATGGCGACAATATGGATGGCTGCggggaaaaattaaaataaaataaaaagcttaTCTCTTCGTATTACCAAAGGAAGAAAAAGCAGTGTCAAGGAACTCAACCCCCACAAGGGAGATAATATCGAATCTAAGGATAAGGCCATGattgaaaaatggaaaagatgAGTCACGATAAACATGTTTAAGACAACCTAGAAATGCATGAACTTTGTGTACAACCCAAGCCTAGATTCACACGTTttgcacaaataaaaaattaggataAGTATGAACGTGTTTTTTACGACGAGTGATGATAcagtcataaatttttatataaattaatatggtattaatttattagttgaatgaaaatataaaataatataaataaatcatgtgagtcaagaaataattaatttaactaattttatcatgtcacattaatttatacaaaataaatttatataaaaatttatgactatatcattattcttttatgaAAGCTGTATCAATTAGTAAacgtattttatttattctaaaacACTTAcgggagaaaaagaaaggaaaaaattctTCATTGCAAGAAATCAGAATGCTCATCAAATGCTTCAACTCTcattaaatacttttttttaatctattttacccaaatattaaaaagaacattttaattatttaaaattgtcGTTAGCATCGTTATGTGTTGTATTCTCTTTTAAACTACGatcttgttttttaaaaactaagaagttgttttttttttaaattccgTACCATATGTAAATTACCActcatacataattaaaatttatttttcattgtttttcttttctcaattAACTGCCAATTACGTTTATATATTTGTCAACGtcaaagtttgaaaaaaaagaaaaaaggatcTTAGTTGGTTAAGATATATCTacccattattaattttttttcattatttaatgtGATTATACTGTTGCCTTGCATCATGGACATTCCATGTGACTTGCTGTTTGCCATCACTTTGCCTTTAAATCAAGGAAATTTCATGTGTGTCAAGGTGTCAAGCAACCATTTATCACTTATTTGAAGCCGACCAACCTAATCCTTGTAGCTGGTCTTTATACATATCCTATtctgtatatataaaattataaataggcAGCCCCAGCATCAAAAGTCCTTAATATTGCCTGATACCGTACGTGTTGATAAGCTGCAGCagattctttaattttcttccttATGCTTTTAATGGAAACTCAAGCTGGTCATCAGAAACAACTGTTGATGGGGCAACATGGTAGATATAAGCATGCAAAACAGCTTGAAAAACACAGCAGTTGGACGATAATGGAAGGTCATGATCAAGCTACCTCATCGTCATCATCTCTTGAAGATTCAAGTGCTACCAATGGTTCATCTACATCTTCATCAGACTTGGTTGATGATGCATCTtcaacaaattcttcttctgctTCTTCAAATTCTAATAATGGACCCTTGTTTGAATTATCTGAGCTCATGGCACAACTACCCATCAAGTAAGTAACTAATCTAAAACAATCAGCTCTTTCAAGAAATGCTCTCTTGTCTAATACTGAGTATAAGTATTAATGCTTTCTTGATTCCTTCTTGCTAAGAAGTGCTTTCCGTATGTATATGCAGGAGGGGACTTTCTAAATATTATCAAGGCAAGTCTCAGTCGTTTACATCTTTGTCAAGGGCAATGAGCATAGAAGACTTGGCCAAGAAGGAAACTCCAtacagaaagaaaatgaagtcaTGTAGAAGTTATGGGGGTGGCTTGGATATCAAAGCCACCATTTCAAAGAAAAACTCATCTTCAAGAggttccttttcttctttgtcttGTTCATCAGCAGGCAAAAGAGGAAGTTTTGTAGGTAGTAATCATAATAGTAGGCTTCCTCCAATTCCTGCGCAAAAGCACTTTTGATCTGTAAAAACTTGTACATTGAGAACAATATTTGATGTGGTTATGATGAgtgagaaattttattaacaagtTGGTGAGACATACAGAGCTTATACTAGCTATAAATCCCATTATGCAAGTGGAAGGTGAGAGGATAAACTACTTTTAATGGAGTTAAAATCTTGAACATATCCCAGCAATCTAAAAGCTGGAATATTGATTGTTATCATTTATCCACTCTTTTGACTTccaattaaaaggaaaagaaaataaacaactttTAATGGAGTTAAAATCTTGAACATATCCTAGCAATCTAAAAGCTGGAATATTGATTGTTATCATTTATCCACTCTTTTGACTTccaattaaaaggaaaagaaaataaactactTTTAATGGAATTAAAATCTTGAACATATCCCAGCAATCTAAAAGCTGGAATATTGATTGTTATCATTTATCCACTCTTTTGATTTccaattaaaaggaaaagaaaataatacacTCATCATGTGCGCATGTTACAGAATTTGTTGACATGGTTTGATGCTCTCCATGATGTGTTTTAATGTAGTGGAATGGTTCAAAGTTCACAATAGTAGTAATTTCATTTCTGTTTCTCTTCTTTCAAACTCTGAAGCTCAAGTGAATGTTAACACTTCACGGAAGGAAAGATCTTGAAATAATAGACAAACAGTAAGCCATCCAAAAAGTGCTTCAAGATTTAGGAATAAGCACCTGAAGAAAAGCTGACAACTTTTGGTTATTACAGATGTATGGAGCAAATCTCAGAAAAGCATTCCCCAAAACCATGTTCTTGCTTCGGATTGCACCTGAAACTGGGTTCTATCTTTTCAACAACACGTGAAACTGAGGCCTTTTTCTTCCCCCCACTTtgtctcaatattttaagcAATTTTTTATGTCTTTACATAACATTATCTTTTAGCTGCATCCATTTAGgatttaatctcataaaataatatatccaACTCTTTCTTGAACATGGATTCCACTTCATACCCAACACCTGTCATTGGTTCATTGAGATCACACCATGTCATTGGTTCGCTGATACCCAATATCCTTTTAtcacaatattattttaatcagtTAAATGATATCTATCAATCAACCGATGATAGTCAATTATTGTGTTggtttattatattaaatgaaaaggattcaacacatatataattgaaaagCTAAATCCTTTTAAgcacaagaaaaagaaaacgaatGATTTAATGGATCAGTTAGGTGTCAAATACAGATTAAAATCAATGGATTCTAGTCATATCAGTTCTAACATAATTAGATCTAATTGAAAATCTACACAAGCAGAGGCTGAGACAGCCCAAATTCCTCAACACTTAGGAGTGGATATACAATGTTGTTTCGTAAGCTGTGCTCAATTCAGAAGTCCGACCATCATTGTTCAAGGGGAAGTGACTGCGCGATTTCGGATCCTGCTTGATCGCCTCACTGGAGTTGTAGAAACGTTGTTGGCCTCTCCATATCTACCATCCTGTTTCAACAAAAAAGCATCAATGCTTGTGATGTTTCGAATTCTTAATTAATCCtttatgtttatttactttcatgtgATTGACACATCAATGGATGAACTCAGAAGTATCAATAGAAAACTACAGAAGAAATTGGccacttaaatttgagaatacaTGCATATTCATCCACTTAAAGACTTAACGACAAGCAATCCATAACTGATTCTAATTCAGACTATGCATCTATGTAAAGCAGAACTGCTGAATCGGCAACCTAAGAGAATGAgaataacaagttaaaatTGAAGTGTGGCATGTAATGTAATAGACGCTGACCTCTTTTTTCATCGTCTTCTTCTGAGGAGTAAAGTCCTCATGAGACAGGGAAATATTTGTGAATGAGAGCTCTGAGAAATCCAATGGGGCATGGTAAAGAACTGAGCTGCTGCCAAATCCCTTGTCCAAGGAGACAGAATAGTTGCTGACTTCGCTTTCTTCCATCTCTTTCATGGCACGGTTTCTGAAAGAGCTACTAATTTCTCCCACCACAAATTCACCAAGCAACTCAACAGCTGGTGCGCGGCTTTGAATAATGTCTTCAGAATCCTCCATTGTGGAATTAATCGAAGAAACAGGAGGACTGACGAATGGATCAACACGCTTGATTTGCTCCTCCCTCTCATTTGGGAGAACATAACCACATCTCTCGGCTACCCCAGATTGAGTAATGCAGGGCTTTATGATAGGAGAAGCATCCTTTGTAGCATTCCACTTCCCCTTGCGGTGAAAAGCTAACGCCAAAGGTGCAATAATTGCGAAAACCATGGTTAACCCAATTACAGTCTCAAACATTGTATCAGTTTCAATGGGCTCAGCAAGCCCCTCTTTCAACTCACCGTCGGCTTCAAAATTGAGAATCTCAAAGCTACTAATTTCATTGTCCACCCTCTCTGTCATGCTAACTTCACCGGCCTCGTCATTTTCAATATTGGTCATTCCAATTTCAACCATTTCTCCGGCCCCAGCTTCCACACTGTTAACTTCTGGTACTGGTTCAATTACTTGCTCATTTTCTGGATCAAAAGCATTAGACACTGTTGGCATCTGATTATCAAGTAAAGATTCAGCCTTGTCTATACTTTCTGTCCCTttcaactcaaaattctcaaaCATTTTATCCGAAATTTCTTCTGTTTTAGTTTTTCCATGATCAGAAACATGTTCTCTTTCTCCGGCCTCAAGCTCTACCACTTCACCTAAATTATCACTAGTTTCTTCTACTAACCCAAAGTGAAAATCTTTAGCCAGCTCTTCCTCAATGCATTCACCAAGTATAACTGTCTGATTCACCGTCATTAAGCCCATATGGATATCCAAGAACTCATTACCAAtctcaaatttcttcaaaatttccTTAAGGCCTACTATCTTCAATAAGTGATCTTCGCCCCCAAGTCTCCTCATTGCTCCATATGCATGATCATAAATCTTAAGATACCCATCTTTAAAATCCTCCATAGCTTGTAAAGTTGGTGAAGCTTTAGGAGAGTTCATGAAAGAAATATACATAGTAGAGCTGACCAAAAGAGCCAATACAAGCATTAACTTCAAAACCCTTCTCAAAAACCCTTCtttctcctcctcctcctccttctCCTCCTCAACTTCCCCTTCTCCCTCATCACGTTCTTCACCTTCTTGAGAAACACAAACGAAATCAGCCTTCTCGTCTTTCTTACAAGACAAGGAGATACTTCCATTGGCCTCGTTTTcacatcttaaaaaaatctctCTACGCCTATTAGGCTTGTACCTTAGAAACTTAGGCCTCGGTGAAGGATAATTGGGTAAAGGGTCATAAGGGCTCAAAGATGAGTCAACATTAACAGATAAAACAGAATTATCAGCGTTTTCATTCCTTTCAGCTAAAACTTTCTTTCTTGGAGCAATGGCTTTTGAAGATGCTGATATTGTTGGTGACATGAAATGCTTTGTCATTggtttctttgaattttgcaAACTTATACCCATTTGTTGATAGCTTAGGTCATTCTCATCTGTACctataaagaaacaaatatttacaaactcTTAACTACATAAAAGAGTTGTACAATTAACTAATCCAAAACTTTGGTTAGTTGCTTAGAAAACAACGGAAAGGAAAATTTAGATGAAGGTTCCTAACAGAACTGTAAGTACACTTTTAGAGGTAAGCAAAATTGAAGAAGGAAAACGAGAGACTTACCGGTAGCAGATGATAAGGATTTTGGAGTTGAAGAACGTTTGATGGGCGTTGATGATGAGATTCTAGTGCGATCAGAAGCGTCCATTTCTTTAACTTTCTCTTGTCCTGGAAATGATGAAAAGCTGAAGCAGCAAGTCAGTTTGGTGAGAGATTTCTACGAAGCGGAAttagaagagaagagagaaaatctAAAGCGTCAATTTCGGAAGGAGGCTTGTGTGAAGAATCTGTAGCTATGACCACATGACCGTTGGCAAGTGGGTTTG
This window contains:
- the LOC102614190 gene encoding profilin-3, with the translated sequence MSWQTYVDDHLMCDIDGHHLTSAAIVGHDGSVWAQSSNFPQFKPEEIAAIMKDFEEPGSLAPTGLHLGGTKYMVIQGEPGAVIRGKKGSGGVTVKKTGQALIFGIYDEPLTPGQCNMIVERLGDYLIDQGL
- the LOC102613888 gene encoding protein OXIDATIVE STRESS 3; its protein translation is MLLMETQAGHQKQLLMGQHGRYKHAKQLEKHSSWTIMEGHDQATSSSSSLEDSSATNGSSTSSSDLVDDASSTNSSSASSNSNNGPLFELSELMAQLPIKRGLSKYYQGKSQSFTSLSRAMSIEDLAKKETPYRKKMKSCRSYGGGLDIKATISKKNSSSRGSFSSLSCSSAGKRGSFVGSNHNSRLPPIPAQKHF
- the LOC102613592 gene encoding uncharacterized protein LOC102613592 isoform X2 — encoded protein: MDASDRTRISSSTPIKRSSTPKSLSSATDENDLSYQQMGISLQNSKKPMTKHFMSPTISASSKAIAPRKKVLAERNENADNSVLSVNVDSSLSPYDPLPNYPSPRPKFLRYKPNRRREIFLRCENEANGSISLSCKKDEKADFVCVSQEGEERDEGEGEVEEEKEEEEEKEGFLRRVLKLMLVLALLVSSTMYISFMNSPKASPTLQAMEDFKDGYLKIYDHAYGAMRRLGGEDHLLKIVGLKEILKKFEIGNEFLDIHMGLMTVNQTVILGECIEEELAKDFHFGLVEETSDNLGEVVELEAGEREHVSDHGKTKTEEISDKMFENFELKGTESIDKAESLLDNQMPTVSNAFDPENEQVIEPVPEVNSVEAGAGEMVEIGMTNIENDEAGEVSMTERVDNEISSFEILNFEADGELKEGLAEPIETDTMFETVIGLTMVFAIIAPLALAFHRKGKWNATKDASPIIKPCITQSGVAERCGYVLPNEREEQIKRVDPFVSPPVSSINSTMEDSEDIIQSRAPAVELLGEFVVGEISSSFRNRAMKEMEESEVSNYSVSLDKGFGSSSVLYHAPLDFSELSFTNISLSHEDFTPQKKTMKKEDGRYGEANNVSTTPVRRSSRIRNRAVTSP
- the LOC102613592 gene encoding uncharacterized protein LOC102613592 isoform X1; translation: MDASDRTRISSSTPIKRSSTPKSLSSATGTDENDLSYQQMGISLQNSKKPMTKHFMSPTISASSKAIAPRKKVLAERNENADNSVLSVNVDSSLSPYDPLPNYPSPRPKFLRYKPNRRREIFLRCENEANGSISLSCKKDEKADFVCVSQEGEERDEGEGEVEEEKEEEEEKEGFLRRVLKLMLVLALLVSSTMYISFMNSPKASPTLQAMEDFKDGYLKIYDHAYGAMRRLGGEDHLLKIVGLKEILKKFEIGNEFLDIHMGLMTVNQTVILGECIEEELAKDFHFGLVEETSDNLGEVVELEAGEREHVSDHGKTKTEEISDKMFENFELKGTESIDKAESLLDNQMPTVSNAFDPENEQVIEPVPEVNSVEAGAGEMVEIGMTNIENDEAGEVSMTERVDNEISSFEILNFEADGELKEGLAEPIETDTMFETVIGLTMVFAIIAPLALAFHRKGKWNATKDASPIIKPCITQSGVAERCGYVLPNEREEQIKRVDPFVSPPVSSINSTMEDSEDIIQSRAPAVELLGEFVVGEISSSFRNRAMKEMEESEVSNYSVSLDKGFGSSSVLYHAPLDFSELSFTNISLSHEDFTPQKKTMKKEDGRYGEANNVSTTPVRRSSRIRNRAVTSP